In the Flavisolibacter tropicus genome, one interval contains:
- a CDS encoding response regulator: MKRLLQRLPLPTKLMLLGLLPLLFLLAVSYQLYKSRDEKLALVDNYRQRVDLAININNLAEQLQKERRYAFGFALQGTWHNEMLAERQQTDAALQKLLTENGAGLPGFTSYTFLDQLKAFRARLDNKQADAGEILNFYTNIIFRLSNQNNVAVGNNLYLRPIIKDLAGQKILSDIITYEGIVRAQVYLMLQTQQSNPQLISSVIQTQSIIDAFSKEFFIASSPQSIQDIKALQSDADVKAMGDYLNKLAKTKSLDTSVSAEYWWNVSANAIDRVMEVQQKMVSRVKQGIDNLYTHEEDLQRWNIILLLAMLFSVVSLILFITRSISNTLTSLREAAQTIAKGKTGITIQAETNDVVAALARSIIAIDTNNKQLTQAADAIGRGDFSVPIHPRSDEDLLGNAIIEMKGNLEVFTRSNEEKIWIQTGIAAVNDAIRGEKDLPTLCKDALQTVIEYLGCENGLLYVAQEDELLYKAGYAISSVSLVPQRLHFGETLVGQAALRKEMTVLENVPDDFIKIRTAAGTAAPKQVLLIPLVNDNQVEGVIEASSLQGIQAYKLDFLKDIATDIAIALQVTKNKTRLQELFEEVQTQAEELQSQHRELEALNAELEMNTQRLQASEEELKVQQEELMQANQELEERSKLLEERNQIIQQRNLEIQRKAEELEISTKYKSEFLANMSHELRTPLNSILLLSRLLAENNEKTLTSDQVEYAQVIQSSGSGLLSLIDEILDLSKIEAGKMELEFAPTAVRDMTSGLRSLFAPMAKEKGIDFNVQIEPSVPALIETDRMRLEQILKNLLSNALKFTTQGAVDLSVSTLSERPSFIRFSVKDTGIGIPQEKQQAVFEAFQQADGSTRRRFGGTGLGLSISRELVRILGGEIKLTSEVGQGSEFTLFIPTHKTEVASTPPIEPIVTTPVSHKINTPEESLSVKRKRYIATEIPAALPDDRTVIKPQDKVILIIEDDAGFAKALLDYTRTKGYKGLVAVRGDEGIELAKQFKPIGILLDLQLPVKDGWEVMEALKSAPQTRHIPVHMMSSHAVKRESLMKGAVDFINKPVAFEQMQEIFQKIEHVLNKEYKKVLIVEENSKHAKALAYFLETFQVNAEVSNNISESVDALEKESVDCVILDMGVPDNKSYDTLEEIKKRSGLEHLPIIIFTGKSLSTVEESKIKQYADSIVVKTAHSYQRILDEVSLFLHLIEENNGTQQKASFQKLGALEDVLRNKKILITDDDVRNIFSLTKALEKHNMQVLSAIDGKEALRMLNQHPDIDVVLMDIMMPEMDGYETMKQIRATEHFRKLPIIAVTAKAMTGDREKCIKAGASDYISKPVDIDQLLSLLRVWLYDTQ, translated from the coding sequence ATGAAAAGATTGCTGCAAAGGCTACCGTTACCTACGAAGCTGATGTTATTAGGGCTATTACCCCTGCTTTTTTTGTTGGCCGTTTCATACCAACTCTATAAAAGTCGCGATGAAAAGCTAGCCCTGGTTGACAACTACCGTCAACGCGTAGACCTGGCTATCAATATTAATAACCTGGCAGAACAATTACAAAAAGAAAGGCGCTACGCATTTGGCTTTGCCTTGCAAGGCACCTGGCATAATGAAATGCTGGCCGAACGTCAGCAAACCGATGCCGCCTTACAAAAACTGCTAACCGAAAATGGTGCCGGCCTGCCGGGGTTTACTTCTTATACCTTCCTGGACCAATTAAAAGCTTTCAGAGCCCGACTGGACAATAAACAGGCTGATGCAGGCGAGATTCTAAACTTCTACACGAATATTATTTTTCGCTTGAGTAACCAGAATAATGTGGCGGTAGGCAACAATTTGTATCTAAGGCCTATTATTAAAGATCTGGCCGGGCAAAAGATATTATCGGATATTATTACTTATGAAGGAATAGTACGCGCACAGGTATACCTGATGCTACAAACCCAGCAGTCTAACCCACAGCTTATTAGTTCGGTTATTCAAACACAATCCATCATTGATGCATTTTCGAAAGAGTTCTTTATTGCATCATCGCCACAGTCTATTCAGGATATCAAAGCCTTACAGTCAGACGCCGATGTTAAAGCAATGGGCGACTACCTGAACAAACTGGCAAAAACCAAATCACTGGACACTTCCGTTTCGGCCGAATACTGGTGGAATGTTTCGGCGAATGCAATAGACCGGGTTATGGAAGTACAACAAAAAATGGTAAGCCGGGTTAAACAAGGTATTGACAACTTATATACACATGAAGAAGACCTGCAACGCTGGAATATTATTTTATTGCTAGCCATGCTATTTTCCGTAGTGAGCCTGATCCTCTTCATCACCCGCTCTATTTCCAACACACTCACCTCGCTGCGGGAAGCCGCTCAAACCATTGCCAAAGGCAAGACAGGTATTACCATACAAGCCGAGACAAACGATGTGGTAGCAGCCCTTGCTCGCTCCATCATAGCAATTGACACAAATAATAAACAACTAACCCAGGCAGCTGATGCTATAGGAAGGGGCGACTTCTCAGTACCTATTCATCCTCGCAGCGATGAAGACTTACTTGGCAATGCTATTATAGAAATGAAAGGCAACCTGGAAGTGTTTACCAGGAGCAATGAAGAAAAGATCTGGATACAGACAGGAATTGCAGCTGTAAATGATGCCATCAGAGGAGAGAAAGATCTGCCTACTCTTTGCAAGGATGCCTTGCAAACTGTTATTGAATACCTGGGTTGCGAAAACGGGCTTTTGTATGTTGCACAAGAGGATGAACTTCTTTACAAAGCTGGTTATGCCATCAGCAGTGTGTCTTTAGTGCCCCAACGCCTGCACTTTGGTGAAACACTGGTAGGCCAGGCTGCCCTGCGCAAGGAAATGACGGTGCTGGAAAATGTACCAGATGACTTTATCAAGATACGTACGGCAGCAGGAACAGCAGCCCCCAAACAAGTGCTACTAATTCCACTGGTAAATGATAACCAGGTGGAAGGTGTAATAGAAGCCTCCTCGCTACAGGGCATACAAGCCTACAAGCTGGATTTCTTAAAAGATATAGCTACTGATATTGCCATTGCACTACAGGTTACAAAAAATAAAACCCGCCTGCAGGAACTGTTTGAGGAAGTGCAAACGCAGGCAGAAGAACTACAGTCGCAGCACCGGGAACTGGAAGCGCTGAATGCGGAATTAGAGATGAATACCCAGCGCTTACAGGCGTCGGAGGAAGAACTGAAAGTGCAACAGGAAGAATTGATGCAAGCCAACCAGGAACTGGAAGAGCGTTCTAAACTTTTAGAGGAACGCAATCAAATCATTCAGCAGCGCAACCTGGAGATTCAACGCAAAGCCGAAGAGCTGGAGATCAGTACCAAATACAAATCAGAATTCCTGGCTAACATGTCGCATGAGCTAAGAACGCCATTAAACTCGATCTTGCTCCTTTCCCGCCTGCTGGCAGAAAACAATGAAAAAACCCTGACCTCAGACCAGGTAGAGTATGCACAGGTAATCCAAAGCTCAGGATCCGGATTACTGTCATTGATCGATGAAATCTTAGACCTATCCAAGATAGAAGCCGGCAAAATGGAGCTGGAGTTTGCACCTACTGCCGTGCGCGATATGACCAGCGGCCTTCGCTCACTCTTTGCTCCTATGGCCAAAGAAAAAGGCATTGATTTCAATGTTCAAATTGAGCCAAGCGTACCGGCATTGATTGAAACAGATCGTATGCGTTTGGAGCAGATCCTGAAAAACCTGCTTTCCAATGCCCTTAAGTTTACCACACAAGGTGCGGTAGACCTTTCTGTATCTACCCTTTCTGAACGCCCCTCCTTTATTCGTTTTTCAGTTAAGGATACCGGTATTGGTATTCCACAAGAAAAGCAACAGGCCGTGTTTGAAGCCTTTCAGCAAGCCGATGGTTCTACCCGTCGCCGGTTTGGCGGTACAGGCCTGGGGTTATCTATAAGCCGGGAGCTGGTGCGTATTTTAGGTGGCGAGATCAAACTGACTAGTGAAGTGGGTCAAGGAAGTGAGTTCACCCTTTTCATTCCTACGCACAAAACAGAAGTAGCAAGCACACCACCGATTGAGCCAATAGTTACCACACCCGTTAGCCATAAAATAAACACACCAGAAGAATCCCTATCGGTAAAGCGCAAACGCTACATAGCTACTGAAATTCCAGCTGCCCTTCCTGACGACCGTACTGTAATTAAGCCGCAGGACAAGGTCATTCTTATTATAGAAGATGATGCAGGCTTTGCCAAAGCCCTGTTGGATTATACACGCACAAAAGGCTACAAAGGCCTTGTAGCCGTAAGAGGTGATGAAGGCATTGAACTGGCCAAACAGTTCAAGCCTATTGGTATCTTACTGGATCTGCAACTACCGGTAAAAGATGGATGGGAAGTAATGGAGGCGTTGAAAAGTGCGCCTCAAACAAGACACATACCGGTACACATGATGTCGTCGCATGCAGTAAAACGAGAAAGCCTGATGAAAGGCGCGGTTGATTTCATCAACAAACCGGTTGCCTTTGAGCAAATGCAGGAGATCTTCCAAAAGATTGAGCACGTACTAAACAAAGAGTATAAAAAGGTGCTGATCGTAGAAGAGAACTCTAAGCATGCCAAGGCATTGGCTTATTTCCTAGAAACCTTCCAAGTGAACGCAGAAGTATCAAACAACATCTCAGAGAGTGTAGATGCGTTGGAAAAAGAAAGCGTAGACTGCGTGATATTGGATATGGGCGTACCAGATAACAAGTCGTATGATACCTTGGAAGAAATAAAGAAACGTTCTGGACTGGAGCATTTACCCATTATCATTTTCACTGGAAAAAGTTTATCAACAGTTGAAGAATCGAAGATCAAGCAATATGCTGATTCCATTGTGGTAAAAACAGCACACTCCTATCAACGCATATTGGATGAAGTGTCTTTATTCCTGCACCTGATTGAAGAAAATAACGGAACGCAACAAAAAGCCTCTTTCCAAAAGCTCGGTGCATTGGAAGATGTATTGCGCAACAAAAAGATTCTGATCACCGACGATGATGTGCGCAACATCTTCTCGTTGACCAAGGCTTTGGAAAAACATAATATGCAAGTGCTTAGTGCCATAGATGGCAAAGAGGCCTTACGGATGCTAAACCAACATCCTGACATAGACGTTGTCTTAATGGACATTATGATGCCAGAGATGGATGGCTATGAAACCATGAAGCAGATTCGGGCTACTGAACATTTCCGCAAACTGCCCATTATTGCCGTAACGGCCAAGGCTATGACCGGCGACCGCGAAAAATGTATAAAGGCCGGTGCCTCCGACTATATTTCAAAACCCGTTGATATTGACCAATTATTATCCTTATTAAGAGTTTGGCTTTATGACACCCAATAA
- a CDS encoding helix-turn-helix domain-containing protein: MLKDVKCGDLRYRRHYYDYQEGTLVFIAPGQVVSVENEGELYQPLGYSLVFHPDLIHGTTLGRYIDEYSLLIDVAKERIFDTSRSVSEIAYELGFKYPQHFTLLFK, translated from the coding sequence ATGTTAAAAGATGTAAAATGTGGCGATCTGCGTTACAGGCGCCATTATTATGACTACCAGGAAGGCACATTGGTATTTATTGCTCCCGGACAAGTAGTGAGTGTAGAGAACGAAGGCGAGCTCTACCAACCCTTAGGTTATTCATTGGTTTTTCACCCCGATCTGATTCACGGCACTACGCTTGGACGTTACATTGATGAGTACTCCTTGCTGATCGATGTGGCCAAAGAGCGAATCTTTGACACTTCCAGATCAGTTAGTGAAATTGCGTATGAACTTGGATTCAAGTATCCCCAGCATTTCACCCTGCTGTTTAAGTAG
- a CDS encoding response regulator yields the protein MSEQKQVLIVDDDSRNIFALKATLKAKDFACLSVMDAREVLPMLKTNKGIGAVLMDMMMPEIDGYETIALIRADEEIRMTPIIAVTAQAMVGDREKCLAAGADDYISKPIDVDILLEKLNHYLSK from the coding sequence ATGAGTGAACAAAAACAGGTATTAATTGTAGATGATGACAGCCGCAACATTTTTGCACTGAAGGCCACCTTAAAAGCCAAAGACTTTGCCTGCCTCTCGGTGATGGATGCCCGTGAAGTGTTGCCAATGCTGAAAACCAATAAAGGTATAGGCGCTGTATTAATGGATATGATGATGCCGGAAATAGACGGTTATGAAACCATCGCCCTGATCCGCGCTGATGAAGAGATTAGGATGACACCTATAATAGCTGTAACAGCACAGGCAATGGTAGGTGACCGGGAAAAATGCCTGGCTGCTGGCGCTGATGATTATATTTCAAAGCCGATAGATGTAGATATACTGTTAGAGAAATTGAATCACTATTTAAGCAAGTAA
- a CDS encoding sensor histidine kinase produces the protein MILIVDDKPENLFSLKTILERHSFKVDTALSGEEALKKVLRQTYSLIILDVQMPDMDGFEVAEALVGSSRSKQTPILFLSAVNTDKKFITKGFDSGAVDYITKPVDPDILILRVRTFYRLYEQSAALNDAHQQLKAAHTELHLTLNSIPQIAFTATPDGQLDFVNQFWYQYSTSPISFPDTPENEPSLEEIWQAALTKGNFYEQKVRIRKLTNQAYRFHLFRVTPVKENNTLIKWTGVFVDIHDQHEINELLEEKIKERTKELVEANKSLEESNADLQQFASIASHDLKEPLRKIHLFGSLMKEQLADKDKIEKYLSKILYASDRMNRLVNDVLSFSRLSEIDRFVHTDLNQIAQEVLVDLELMIQEKEAQIHLDPLPHIEAIPGLIRQVFQNMISNALKFAKEDQTPVLHIHCQQVSTLQADSPESNNGAFYRLVFSDNGIGFEEKYTQRIFSLFQRLNAQSQYEGTGIGLSIAKKIVEKHHGLITAHSQPGEGANFIVVLPATQQQ, from the coding sequence ATGATCCTGATCGTAGATGACAAACCGGAAAACTTGTTTTCCCTCAAGACTATTTTAGAGCGTCATAGCTTTAAGGTAGACACAGCCCTTTCGGGTGAGGAAGCCTTAAAGAAAGTTCTCCGTCAAACATACTCGTTAATTATTCTGGACGTGCAAATGCCAGACATGGATGGCTTTGAGGTGGCAGAGGCCCTGGTAGGCTCCAGCCGCTCGAAGCAAACGCCCATTCTTTTTCTTTCTGCTGTTAATACGGATAAGAAATTTATTACCAAGGGCTTTGACTCTGGTGCCGTGGACTATATAACAAAGCCCGTGGATCCCGACATTCTTATACTGCGGGTTCGCACTTTTTACCGGCTTTATGAGCAGTCGGCTGCGCTTAATGATGCACACCAGCAACTAAAAGCAGCTCACACGGAATTGCACCTTACGTTGAACTCCATTCCCCAGATAGCATTTACCGCCACACCCGATGGCCAACTGGACTTCGTGAACCAATTTTGGTATCAGTATTCTACCTCCCCAATAAGTTTCCCGGATACGCCAGAAAACGAACCTTCACTGGAGGAGATATGGCAAGCCGCCCTTACAAAAGGGAACTTCTATGAACAAAAAGTTCGTATTCGCAAGTTAACTAACCAGGCGTACCGGTTTCACCTGTTCCGTGTTACGCCTGTAAAAGAAAATAATACGCTCATTAAATGGACGGGTGTATTTGTTGATATACACGACCAGCACGAAATCAACGAATTGTTGGAAGAGAAAATAAAAGAGCGGACCAAGGAGTTAGTAGAAGCAAATAAAAGTCTTGAAGAAAGCAATGCAGACCTGCAACAGTTTGCCTCTATTGCTTCACACGATCTAAAGGAGCCCCTGCGCAAGATTCATTTGTTTGGGAGCTTAATGAAAGAGCAATTAGCAGATAAAGACAAGATTGAAAAGTACCTAAGCAAGATTCTATACGCTTCTGATCGAATGAACCGGTTAGTAAATGACGTACTGAGTTTTTCCCGGTTGTCCGAAATAGATCGTTTTGTACACACTGATTTAAACCAGATAGCTCAGGAAGTGCTTGTTGACCTGGAGTTAATGATTCAAGAGAAAGAAGCACAGATTCACCTTGACCCCTTGCCTCACATCGAGGCCATTCCCGGATTGATCCGCCAGGTGTTTCAAAATATGATCAGCAATGCTTTAAAATTTGCTAAGGAAGACCAAACACCCGTTTTGCATATCCATTGCCAACAAGTAAGCACATTACAGGCGGATAGCCCTGAATCCAACAATGGTGCTTTTTACCGACTAGTGTTTTCTGATAATGGTATTGGCTTCGAAGAAAAATATACACAACGGATCTTTTCCTTGTTTCAACGCCTCAATGCCCAGAGCCAATATGAAGGCACCGGCATCGGGCTAAGCATTGCCAAAAAGATCGTTGAAAAACACCATGGTCTGATCACAGCACATAGCCAGCCAGGTGAAGGCGCCAACTTCATTGTGGTTTTACCAGCTACCCAACAACAATAA
- a CDS encoding aldo/keto reductase: protein MKYRKLGNSGLEVSALGLGCMGFSSTFGQQVSKKEAIELLHAAVERGVTFFDTAEVYGPYNNEEIVGEALAPLRNKVVIATKFGFNIQDGKSVGVNSRPEHVKQVVEGSLKRLNVEVIDLLYQHRVDPNVPIEDVAGAVKELIDQGKVKYFGLSEAGADTIRKAHAVQPVTALQSEYSIWWRKPEETVMTTLEELGIGFVPFSPLGRGFLTGKMNENTQLSDNDFRKALPRFTPEALKANQSLIDLLNAVAKQKAATPAQIALAWLLAQKPWIVPIPGTTKLHRLEENLGAVNIELTSEDLQQINDAASKIAIEGSRYPEALEKLTGL, encoded by the coding sequence ATGAAATACCGAAAATTAGGAAACAGCGGATTGGAAGTCTCTGCCTTAGGGCTTGGTTGCATGGGTTTTAGTTCCACTTTTGGTCAACAGGTAAGTAAGAAAGAAGCTATTGAACTCCTTCACGCAGCAGTAGAGCGTGGCGTAACCTTTTTTGACACAGCTGAAGTATATGGTCCCTACAACAATGAGGAAATTGTGGGCGAGGCCCTGGCGCCTCTACGCAATAAGGTAGTTATTGCTACCAAATTTGGCTTCAACATACAGGATGGAAAGTCAGTTGGTGTAAACAGCCGGCCAGAGCATGTTAAACAAGTGGTAGAAGGTTCTTTAAAACGTCTAAATGTTGAGGTAATCGATTTGTTATACCAGCATCGTGTAGATCCTAATGTGCCTATAGAAGATGTGGCAGGTGCTGTAAAAGAACTAATTGACCAAGGAAAAGTCAAATACTTCGGTTTATCAGAAGCGGGTGCTGATACCATTCGCAAGGCACATGCTGTGCAGCCGGTAACCGCCCTTCAAAGTGAGTATTCCATTTGGTGGCGTAAGCCAGAGGAAACGGTAATGACTACCTTGGAAGAGTTAGGAATAGGGTTCGTTCCATTTAGTCCTTTAGGTAGAGGGTTTCTAACAGGGAAGATGAATGAGAATACGCAACTTTCCGATAACGATTTTCGCAAAGCGCTTCCACGCTTTACTCCCGAAGCACTGAAGGCTAATCAGTCTTTAATTGATCTGCTGAATGCAGTTGCTAAACAAAAAGCTGCAACACCTGCCCAGATAGCATTGGCTTGGTTGTTAGCACAGAAGCCTTGGATAGTGCCCATACCTGGAACAACAAAGTTGCACCGGTTGGAAGAAAACCTTGGGGCTGTAAATATTGAATTGACATCAGAAGACCTGCAACAGATCAATGATGCCGCTTCCAAGATTGCAATTGAAGGAAGCCGCTACCCGGAAGCACTGGAGAAACTAACAGGTCTATAA
- a CDS encoding RibD family protein — MKRPHVICHMMSTIDGRIIVANWGDPERRKAFSAIYEKCHESFDAQAWMVGRVTMEKDFTKGLQPELVKPEKAIAREPFVGDINATSFAIAVDAHGKLGWASNEIGGDHLIEVLTEQVSDDYLHYLRQRGISYIFAGKETLDLVSAVSQLGELFPIQTIMLEGGGHINGSLLNEGLIDELSLLLLPIADGTPNVPTTFEVRDSLQKKAATQLQLSDVQQLQEGVLWLKYQVSH, encoded by the coding sequence ATGAAGCGACCACATGTTATCTGTCATATGATGTCGACCATAGATGGGCGAATTATTGTAGCCAACTGGGGCGATCCGGAAAGACGAAAAGCCTTCTCTGCTATTTATGAAAAATGCCACGAGTCGTTTGACGCGCAGGCCTGGATGGTAGGAAGGGTAACGATGGAGAAGGACTTTACTAAAGGGCTACAGCCAGAATTGGTGAAGCCGGAAAAGGCTATAGCACGGGAGCCATTTGTGGGAGATATTAATGCCACTTCTTTTGCTATAGCTGTAGACGCACATGGAAAATTAGGGTGGGCCAGTAATGAAATTGGTGGCGATCATCTAATTGAAGTGCTAACAGAGCAAGTGAGCGATGACTATCTGCATTACCTGAGGCAGCGAGGCATCTCTTACATTTTTGCCGGGAAAGAAACACTGGACTTGGTATCAGCGGTAAGTCAGTTGGGTGAACTTTTTCCAATACAAACCATTATGTTGGAAGGCGGCGGTCATATTAATGGTTCACTGCTCAACGAAGGGCTTATTGATGAACTAAGCTTGCTGCTATTGCCTATAGCTGATGGTACACCCAATGTGCCAACCACATTTGAAGTAAGAGATAGTTTGCAAAAGAAGGCAGCAACGCAACTACAACTTTCAGATGTACAACAACTACAGGAAGGCGTGTTGTGGTTAAAATACCAGGTTAGCCATTAA
- a CDS encoding Na+/H+ antiporter, producing the protein MQSVFIQYVYLILIILSLVMIANKLRLAYPIILVLGGLLLSFTARFSQIEIDPELVFFIFLPPLLYDAAWQVSWKEFWKWRRVITSFAFPIVILTSCVIAFVSYALIPGFTLALGFLLGGIISPPDAISATTIMRRVKVPRSIVSIVEGESLLNDASSLIVFRFALAAVITGQFYFQDAAISFFLVIVMGILIGLLVGAVFYGIHRWLPTTPSIEIVLSLATPYCMYYFAEHFHFSGVLAVVSGGLFLSNRRLRMLTYRSRIQGLNVWATIGFVLNGLVFLLIGLQLPTIVRQLGDISIIRAIGYGLIISLVLIVARLLCTFGASVFTRVMSHFITVADANPGWRGPVVIGWAGMRGVVSLAAALSIPLLINEGQPFPYRNLILFITFIVILVTLVFQGLTLPFVIRKVRLKDKFTTIPEREQEAIIQKKVAQTSIQYLETKHGKEQVANEHFQNLLGRMQLEFNFFQQSLNGSSPGNARQDFQRIYLELLEHQRLALNEMNHRAEFDEDLIRKYLSLIDLEELKLREKFKDGTASSE; encoded by the coding sequence ATGCAGAGTGTTTTTATTCAATACGTTTACCTCATCTTAATCATCCTGAGCTTAGTGATGATTGCCAATAAACTCCGGCTGGCTTACCCGATCATATTAGTGTTGGGCGGCTTGTTGCTTAGTTTTACGGCCCGGTTCTCACAAATTGAAATAGACCCTGAGCTGGTCTTTTTTATTTTTCTTCCGCCATTATTATATGATGCTGCTTGGCAGGTATCGTGGAAAGAGTTTTGGAAATGGCGACGGGTCATTACCAGCTTTGCCTTTCCTATAGTCATCTTAACCTCCTGCGTGATCGCATTTGTATCATATGCACTGATCCCTGGTTTTACGCTTGCATTAGGCTTTTTGTTGGGTGGCATTATTTCTCCACCCGATGCTATATCGGCCACTACCATTATGCGTCGGGTAAAAGTACCACGGTCTATAGTTAGTATCGTAGAGGGCGAAAGCCTGCTGAATGATGCTTCCTCGCTCATTGTATTTCGGTTTGCCTTAGCAGCAGTCATAACCGGGCAATTTTATTTTCAAGACGCCGCCATTAGTTTTTTCCTGGTCATCGTTATGGGAATACTTATTGGCCTCTTGGTAGGCGCTGTCTTCTATGGTATTCATCGTTGGTTACCTACTACACCCAGTATTGAAATTGTATTAAGCCTGGCCACTCCTTATTGCATGTACTATTTTGCTGAGCACTTTCATTTTTCAGGTGTATTGGCCGTGGTGAGTGGAGGATTGTTCTTGTCTAACAGGCGTCTACGTATGCTTACCTATCGTAGCCGCATACAAGGACTAAACGTTTGGGCTACCATCGGTTTTGTTTTGAATGGGCTGGTATTTCTGCTCATAGGACTTCAGCTGCCTACTATTGTTCGGCAGTTGGGTGATATCAGTATCATCCGTGCCATAGGATATGGCTTGATCATTTCATTAGTGCTGATCGTTGCACGATTACTTTGCACATTCGGAGCGTCTGTCTTTACCCGGGTAATGAGCCATTTTATTACTGTTGCCGACGCTAATCCGGGGTGGAGAGGTCCCGTTGTTATTGGCTGGGCAGGTATGCGGGGTGTTGTTTCATTAGCAGCGGCCCTTTCTATACCGCTTCTTATCAATGAAGGGCAGCCCTTTCCCTATCGCAACCTGATTCTTTTTATCACATTCATTGTTATCCTGGTGACGTTGGTTTTCCAAGGCCTTACCCTTCCTTTTGTGATTCGTAAAGTAAGGCTGAAAGATAAATTCACTACCATACCAGAACGGGAGCAGGAGGCGATCATTCAAAAGAAAGTGGCACAGACTTCTATTCAATACCTGGAAACGAAACATGGAAAAGAACAGGTAGCCAATGAACACTTTCAAAACCTGTTAGGAAGAATGCAGCTTGAATTTAATTTTTTCCAGCAAAGCCTGAACGGCTCGAGTCCTGGTAATGCCCGACAGGATTTTCAACGTATTTACTTAGAACTATTAGAGCATCAGCGACTAGCGCTGAATGAGATGAATCACCGGGCTGAGTTTGATGAAGACCTAATACGCAAATACCTTTCTTTAATTGACCTGGAAGAGTTAAAGCTCCGGGAAAAGTTTAAGGATGGGACAGCTTCCAGCGAGTAA
- a CDS encoding DUF3179 domain-containing (seleno)protein → MKTFLLFLGLLLLIALEILRVYFIMPFPGSQQSNTISIAYWLNNNINWLRLLLLALLALPIIIGLRRAKVGGKLLLGFGLLLYVLVIYLFNFRFLADKMFYQPRTKRFAAVDQNTVKEDKLVLGLVVNGEAKAYPLQLIGYHHQVRDTVGNTPVMVTYCTVCRTGRVFSPVVNGKNETFRLVGMDHFNAMFEDATTKSWWRQVSGEAIAGPLKGQALKELPSQQMTLAAWTRQYPQTLVLQPDTVFNQSYKDLADFDKGTIKSHLEKRDSLSWKPKSWVIGVVQGKEVKAYDWNELVYKRLLQDSLAGLPLVIVLEADTASFHVWSRNINGTVLQFQKQGDLSLFNDVNTGSVWNMNGTCILGSLKGQQLQPVQASQEFWHSWQNFHPNTQR, encoded by the coding sequence ATGAAAACCTTTCTTCTTTTCCTTGGACTGTTGCTTTTAATTGCTTTGGAGATCCTGCGTGTCTATTTTATTATGCCCTTTCCTGGAAGTCAGCAGAGCAACACCATTAGTATCGCTTACTGGTTGAACAATAACATAAACTGGCTGCGATTGTTATTGTTGGCTCTTTTGGCCTTACCGATTATAATAGGTTTGCGTCGGGCTAAAGTAGGAGGTAAGTTATTGTTAGGTTTTGGGCTGTTGTTGTATGTTTTGGTCATTTACCTGTTCAACTTTCGATTCTTAGCAGATAAGATGTTTTACCAGCCACGCACCAAACGGTTTGCAGCTGTTGATCAGAATACCGTTAAAGAAGATAAGCTGGTGCTAGGGCTGGTTGTTAATGGTGAGGCGAAAGCCTATCCATTGCAGTTGATCGGTTACCACCATCAGGTAAGAGATACCGTAGGTAATACACCCGTAATGGTTACCTATTGTACCGTTTGCAGAACCGGCCGTGTGTTTAGCCCTGTGGTAAATGGTAAGAATGAAACATTTCGCCTGGTGGGTATGGATCACTTTAATGCCATGTTTGAAGATGCTACTACAAAAAGCTGGTGGCGCCAGGTGTCGGGCGAAGCGATAGCTGGCCCATTGAAAGGGCAGGCGCTGAAAGAACTACCCTCACAGCAAATGACCTTGGCAGCCTGGACGAGACAGTATCCACAAACACTGGTATTACAGCCGGATACCGTATTTAACCAATCGTATAAAGACCTGGCTGATTTTGATAAAGGCACTATTAAGAGCCATTTGGAAAAACGTGATTCACTTTCCTGGAAACCCAAGTCGTGGGTAATTGGTGTAGTACAGGGCAAAGAAGTAAAAGCCTACGATTGGAATGAGCTAGTGTATAAACGATTACTTCAGGATTCATTAGCTGGCTTGCCGCTAGTGATTGTTTTAGAAGCGGATACAGCTTCTTTTCATGTATGGAGTCGAAACATCAACGGCACTGTGTTACAGTTTCAAAAGCAAGGCGATCTGTCACTTTTCAATGATGTGAATACGGGTTCTGTTTGGAACATGAATGGTACCTGTATATTGGGTAGCCTAAAAGGCCAGCAATTGCAGCCTGTACAAGCCTCGCAGGAGTTTTGGCACTCCTGGCAAAACTTCCATCCTAATACGCAGCGATAA